One window of the Montipora foliosa isolate CH-2021 chromosome 4, ASM3666993v2, whole genome shotgun sequence genome contains the following:
- the LOC138000639 gene encoding uncharacterized protein translates to MSTLCFPVRILILGLFLNVRYGANATSLMRNEGQSFAFANFAMNSFHYLNITPLMQVMVDAFEECGLSCLQHNYCFSFNVAAFSDIKKQNTLCELLASDKFKESHNFVASQQHHHFSITTPCDNEPCKNGATCLAKYEDNSYDCACITGYAGNSCETEITFHWKLDGTDKQINLRGGAMFIQQDGQTVLFLNGNRGTFAETPAFPIRSKNLTIAVWIKLLTHSNQPPVYGDWSAPFSFRLYVENGPFHLQVRDGNWRDLLTPSTGANVVPINRWSHIAITWNRAYRRARLFINGEKKQEITVAQDRDIDFMDSGHSVYDIGLKRDGGTVAHAYLSDLMVFYRELQFSPSENVNEIKNVIFLTHPLHNFV, encoded by the exons ATGTCGACCCTCTGTTTTCCTGTAAGGATTTTAATCCTTGGGTTATTTTTAAATGTACGTTACGGAGCAAACGCCACAAGCCTGATGCGAAATGAAGGACAATCATTTGCGTTTGCCAACTTTGCGATGAACAGTTTTCACTATTTAAACATTACTCCTTTAATGCAAGTTATGGTAGATGCATTCGAAGAATGCGGACTGAGTTGTCTACAACACAATTATTGTTTCTCTTTCAACGTCGCAGCGTTTAGCGACATAAAAAAGCAAAATACTTTATGCGAACTGTTAGCCAGTGACAAATTCAAGGAATCGCATAACTTTGTGGCCAGCCAGCAGCATCATCACTTCAGCATCACG ACTCCTTGCGACAACGAACCTTGTAAGAATGGGGCAACTTGTTTGGCTAAGTACGAGGATAACAGCTACGATTGCGCATGTATAACAGGGTACGCTGGAAACTCTTGCGAAACAg AAATCACTTTCCATTGGAAGCTCGATGGGACGGACAAACAAATCAA TCTACGTGGAGGTGCAATGTTCATTCAGCAAGATGGCCAAACAGTTTTGTTCTTGAACGGCAACCGCGGAACCTTTGCCGAAACTCCCGCTTTTCCAATCCGCTCCAAAAACTTGACCATTGCCGTGTGGATCAAATTGCTGACCCATTCAAATCAACCGCCCGTTTATGGTGACTGGTCAGCTCCTTTTTCCTTCCGACTCTATGTTGAAAATGGCCCTTTTCACCTGCAAGTTAGAGACGGTAACTGGAGAGATCTTTTAACTCCATCTACAGGTGCAAA TGTGGTCCCTATCAATCGATGGAGTCACATTGCTATCACATGGAATCGAGCATATAGAAGAGCGAGATTGTTCATCAACGGAGAGAAGAAACAGGAAATCACGGTAGCACAGGATAGAGATATTGATTTCATGGATTCTGGCCACTCAGTTTACGATATTGGTTTGAAGAGGGACGGCGGCACCGTGGCACATGCATATTTAAGTGATTTGATGGTCTTCTACAGGGAGTTGCAGTTTTCTCCTTCTGAAAATGTGAATGAgataaaaaatgtaattttcctTACTCATCCACTTCACAATTTTGTCTAA
- the LOC138000640 gene encoding uncharacterized protein, which produces MSTLFFPVRILILGLFLNVRYGANATSLMRNEGQSFAFANFEMNSFHYLNITPLIQVMIDAFEECGLSCLQHNHCFSFNVAAFSDIKKQNTLCELLASDKYKESHNFVASQQHHHFSITTPCRNEPCKNGATCLAKYDDNSYDCPCITGYAGNSCETEITFHWKLDGTDKHINLRGAAMFIQQDGQTVLFLNGSPGTFAETPAFPIRSKNLTIAVWIKLLTRSNQPVYGDWSAPFSFRLFVENGPFRLQVRDGNGRDLLTPSTGGNVVPINRWSHIAITWNRAYRRARLFINGDKKQEITVAQERDIDFMDSGHSVYDIGLKRDGGTVAHAYFSDLMVFFRELQFSPSENVNEIKNVIFLTHLLHNFV; this is translated from the exons ATGTCGACCCTCTTTTTTCCTGTCAGGATTTTAATCCTTGGGTTATTTTTAAATGTACGTTACGGAGCAAACGCCACAAGCCTGATGCGAAATGAAGGACAATCATTTGCGTTTGCCAACTTTGAGATGAACAGTTTTCACTATTTAAACATTACTCCTTTAATCCAAGTTATGATAGATGCATTCGAAGAATGCGGACTAAGTTGTCTACAACACAATCATTGTTTCTCTTTCAACGTCGCAGCGTTTAGCGACATAAAAAAGCAAAATACTTTATGCGAACTGTTAGCCAGTGACAAATATAAGGAATCGCATAACTTTGTGGCCAGCCAGCAGCATCATCACTTCAGCATCACG ACTCCTTGCCGCAACGAACCTTGCAAGAATGGGGCAACTTGTTTGGCTAAGTACGATGATAACAGCTACGATTGCCCATGTATAACAGGTTACGCTGGAAACTCTTGCGAAACAG aAATCACTTTCCATTGGAAGCTCGATGGGACAGACAAACATATCAA TTTACGTGGAGCTGCAATGTTCATTCAGCAAGATGGCCAAACAGTTCTGTTCTTGAACGGCAGCCCTGGAACCTTTGCCGAAACCCCCGCTTTTCCAATCCGCTCGAAAAACTTGACCATTGCCGTGTGGATCAAATTGCTGACCCGTTCAAATCAACCGGTTTATGGTGACTGGTCAGCTCCTTTTTCCTTCCGACTCTTTGTTGAAAATGGCCCTTTCCGCCTGCAAGTTAGAGACGGTAACGGGAGAGATCTTTTAACTCCATCTACAGGTGGAAA TGTGGTCCCTATCAATCGATGGAGTCACATTGCTATCACATGGAATCGAGCATATAGAAGAGCGAGATTGTTCATCAACGGAGACAAGAAACAGGAAATCACGGTAGCACAGGAGAGAGATATTGATTTCATGGATTCTGGCCACTCAGTTTACGATATTGGTTTGAAGAGGGACGGCGGCACCGTGGCGCATGCATATTTCAGTGATTTGATggtcttcttcagggagttGCAGTTTTCTCCTTCTGAAAATGTGAATGAgataaaaaatgtaattttcctTACTCATCTACTTCACAATTTTGTCTAA
- the LOC137999181 gene encoding uncharacterized protein, with the protein MRDEGQSFAFANFAINSYHYLNITPLIQVMVDAFEECGLSCLQHNYCFSFNVAAFSDIKKQNTLCELLASDKFKESHNFVASQQHHHFSITTPCDNEPCKNGATCLAKYEDNSYDCACITGYAGNSCESEITFHWKLAGTDKQINLRGAAMFIQQDGQTVLFLNGSPGTFAETPAFPIRSKNLTIAVWIKLLTRSNQPVYGDWSAPFSFRLFVENGPFRLQVRDGNGRDLLTPSTGGNVVPTNRWSHIAITWNREYRRVRLFINGEKKQESTVAQDKNVDFMDSGHSVYDIGLKRDGGTVAHAYFSDLMVFYRELQFSPSENVNEIKSVIFLTHPLHNFV; encoded by the exons ATGCGAGATGAAGGACAATCGTTTGCGTTTGCCAACTTTGCGATAAACAGTTATCACTATTTAAACATTACTCCTTTAATCCAAGTTATGGTAGATGCATTCGAAGAATGTGGACTGAGTTGTCTACAACACAATTATTGTTTCTCTTTCAACGTCGCAGCGTTTAGCGACATAAAAAAGCAAAATACTTTATGCGAACTGTTAGCCAGTGACAAATTCAAGGAATCGCATAACTTTGTGGCCAGCCAGCAGCATCATCACTTCAGCATCACG ACTCCTTGCGACAACGAACCTTGTAAGAATGGGGCAACTTGTTTGGCTAAGTACGAGGATAACAGCTACGATTGCGCATGTATAACAGGGTACGCTGGAAATTCTTGCGAATCAg AAATCACTTTCCATTGGAAGCTCGCTGGGACGGACAAACAAATCAA TTTACGTGGAGCTGCAATGTTCATTCAACAAGATGGCCAAACAGTTCTGTTCTTGAACGGCAGCCCTGGAACCTTTGCCGAAACCCCCGCTTTTCCAATCCGCTCCAAAAACTTGACCATTGCCGTGTGGATCAAATTGCTGACCCGTTCAAATCAACCGGTTTATGGTGACTGGTCAGCTCCTTTTTCCTTCCGACTCTTTGTTGAAAATGGCCCTTTCCGCCTGCAAGTTAGAGACGGTAACGGGAGAGATCTTTTAACTCCATCTACAGGTGGAAA TGTGGTCCCTACCAATCGATGGAGTCACATTGCTATCACATGGAATCGAGAATATAGAAGAGTGAGATTGTTCATCAACGGAGAGAAGAAACAGGAAAGCACGGTGGCACAGGATAAAAATGTTGATTTCATGGATTCTGGCCACTCAGTTTACGATATTGGTTTGAAGAGGGACGGCGGCACCGTGGCGCATGCATATTTCAGTGACTTGATGGTCTTCTACAGGGAGTTGCAGTTTTCTCCTTCTGAAAATGTGAATGAGATAAAAAGTGTAATTTTTCTTACTCATCCACTTCACAATTTTGTGTAA